AAGGCGGTGGCAGTCTGCCAGTGCAGAAATAAGCCCTCACACTCGGGACTCTGCGCCCCAACAAACGATACAAGAAAAAACTGAAAACGGACCTTTTCTGTCCCTTATCGGAGAGTACTCCGGTAGGGGACAGAATATTTTCTGTTGCCCGACAGAAAGTGTTCTGTCAGGCGACAGAGAGGGTCACCTTGTCTATGTGAGGGGCGTTCCTTTGTATCAGGGGGAGGGAAGGCATTGTACCACAAAAGGAAAGCCCCCACCCTTCCGAGATTGTGAAGTGAGATGGGGGCTACTATCTTATAATTGTATATTATCTGCCGGATCAGGAGGGAAGATCAGAAGACTTTCGCCACGGAGGAAAGGTCGAAGCCATTTGCCAAGTCGCGTGCCCGGATGGGGCGTTTCGAGGGCATCTGTATGGTTTTGAGGAGGATTGCACCTTTTGTTGTGCCGACAAGGAGCCCTTCTTTCGTTGCCTTCATCTGACCTGCGGAGAGAGAGGTATCGTGGGGCAGGAGTTCGGCATCGAAAACCTTCACTTCGATGTCCGTGCCGTCTACCATGTGCCAAGTGGCGATCGCAGAGGGGTAAGGCGACATCGCCCGGATACGTCTGTCGACTTCGACAGCTGTACAAGAAGAGAAGCGGAGCAGTCTGTCTTCTTTGAAGATCTTGGGTGCTTGAGGTAACGAAGCCTCGTCCTCATACATCTCCGGCTGGGGAGTGGAGGGTACGACCTCGTTGTTCCGAATAAGTTCGATGGTCTCGACGACCAAGTCGGCACCCGTCGTCATGAGTTTGTCGTGCAGAGAGCCACCCGTCTCCTGAGAGGTAAGCCCGACCTCTCTGCGCATGAGGACTTGCCCTGTGTCGATCTGTTCGTCGAGAAAGAAGGTCGTCACTCCTGTCACGGTCTCACCGTTGAGGATGGCGTGCTGAATGGGTGCTGCGCCACGGTACTTCGGCAGGAGCGAGGCATGGAGGTTGAACGTCCCACGGTGCGGCATCCCCCACACCTCCTTGGGCAACATACGGAAGGCCACCACGATGAAGAGGTCAGCACCGAGAGCCCTTAGTTCGGAGAGGAAAGCCTCATCCTTGAGGCGTTCGGGCTGGAGCACAGGGAGCCCCTGCTCGACAGCATAAGCCTTGACGGACGAAGGATGGAGCTTGTGACCTCGCCCTGCAGGCTTGTCGGGCATCGTCACCGCTGCGACGACATTGTACCCTTCATCGACGATACGACGGAGGATGTGAGTGGCAAAATCGGGTGTCCCAAGGAAGACGATCTTGAGATCCTTGGCTATGGTTGTATTCATTTATATATGGTCTTGAAGTAAGCGGAGGTCAGTCTCCGTTGAAGTTATTGATGAGGACGTCTCGATAGGTATTGAAGATACGAGACTTGGAAACAAATCCGAGGTACTTCCCTTCGGTGTCGACGACGGGGAGATTCCACGCATTGACATCGTCGAAGAGATCCATCACCTCTTCCATATTCATATCCGACACGACCTTGGCAGGCGGAGTGATCATGAACTGGGAGACCTTGAAGCGATCGTAAAGCTCGGACCTGAACATGATGTTTCGGATGTTGTCGAGCATCACGATACCCATGATCTTACCGTCATCTCCGACGACAGGGAATACATTACGCTGACTCTCACTGAAGACCCTCACCACATCCCCGAGTGTCATACTCGGATGGAGACGACTGAAGTTTTGTTCGATCACATTGTCCACCTGCATCAGGGTCAGTACGGCCTTGTCCTTGTGATGGGTAAGGAGTTTACCTTTCTCCGCCAGTCGAAGCGAATAGATACTGTGAGGCAAGAAGACCTTTATCGTGGCATACGAACTGATCGACACGAGCAACAACGGCAGGAAGAGGGAGTAGCTCCCGGTGAGTTCGGCGATCAAGAATGTACCCGTGAGCGGTGCGTGCATCACCCCGGCCATGACCCCGGCCATCCCCATAAGGGCAAAGTTTTTGGTCGAAAGATGAGGGAAGATGAAGCTCACTGCTTCGACGCCACTGAGCAGGTCGATGATGTGCGAGAAGAAAAAGCCGACCAAAGCACCGACAAACAGAGAGGGTGCGAAGACCCCACCACTACCACCACCGGAATTGGTCGCCACTGTGGCAAAGACCTTGAACAGCAAACTGAGCAAGACGAAGAGGGGCAAGACCCATATCTTATCCCCGAGGAGGGAAAAGAAAGAGCCTACCATGATGTCCTGAGGATCGCCATCGATGAGACTGCTGATGGTCTGGTACCCTTCACCATACAACGACGGCAGGATGAAGATAAGGACACTGAGGATGAGAGCCGAGATGAGATAGCGTCGTCGATAGAGCTTGATCCCTCTGAGCTTCTTCTCCAGTGAGAATGATATCTTGGTGAAATACAACGATGCCAAGCCACAGCAGATCCCGAGCAGGAGCACGAAAGGAATACGATCGAGCTCGAACGTATCCGACATACTGAACGAGAACATCGCATCTGTCCCGAAAAGGAAGTATGCCATCGTCGCCCCCGTGACCGATGAGATGAGCAGTGGCAATACCGATGTCAGCGTGAGGTCAAGCATCAAGACCTCGATGACGAAGATAAGCCCCGTAATAGGAGCTTTGAAGATCCCCGAGACAGCACCGGCTGCACCACAGCCCACGAGGAGCATGAGGTTACGCTGATCGAGCCGGAAGAGACGACCAATATTACTTCCTATGGCCGATCCCGTGAGTACGATAGGTGCTTCCGCTCCGACAGAGCCCCCCATACCGATGGTGACGGACGAAGCCACAAGAGAAGTCCACATATTGTGCGGCTTGATACGGCTCTTGCGTTGAGAGAGGGCATAGAGGATCTTCGTCACACCGTGGCTGATGTCATCCTTGACGATGTAGCGCACAAAGAGTCCTGCAAGCAAAACCCCGATGACGGGGAAGATCAAAAAGCCCAAATCAAGACCGTCAAACACGAGCCGGTTCGTCACAAAGTCCTGAATGAGATGTATCGCCCCCTTGAGCAGTGCTGCCACCAAGGCACAAGAGATACCGACGATGAAGCTGAGGAAACTGATGAACACAGGTTCCTTGATATTCTCCTCTCGCCAGCTCAAGAACTTAAAAAACTTATCTTCGAGTGTTTTCTTCATGCTCTTCTTGTCGTATTAGTACCACAAACTTATCCTTATCGAATTAGGACGAAAGTACCGTCCGCATTGAGCTTCATGATCTTCGAAGCACTGCGGGGACGATTGTCCTCCTGACGGTACTTTACGACGTAGTCCACAGCCTCGGTGATCTCGGGTGAGATTTCGGAGAAAAACCTTGGTGCCGGTTCTCCTGAGATGTTCGCAGAAGTAGAGACGATAGGTTTGCGGAAACGCTGGCACAAAGCACGGCAGAACGGTTCGTCACACACCCGGATTCCCGCACTGCCATCCTCAGCCAAGAGGTTCGGTGCAAGACCACGGACATTGGGATAAATGATCGTAAGAGGTTCGGTCGCCAAGTCGGTGAGGTCGTAAGCCAGCTCGGGGACCTCGTCCATCAAGCCCTGCAACTTGGCATTCGTATCCACAATACTGATAAGTGCCTTGGCATCCTCACGTCGTTTGAGGGCATACACCTTCTTCACAGCATCGGGATTCGTTGCATCGCAACCTATACCCCATATCGTATCGGTAGGATAGAGGATGAGCTCTCCTCGCTGGAGAGCCTCCAATGCAGCTTGCAGATCTTCTTTAGCGTAGACGAATTGTTCTTCTTTCATGACATTTATCTCATTGTTGATTTCGGACGAACTAAGGTACAACATTTTCAATGAAGACAACTCATCAGCCGTCACGAAAACACGCAGTACACCACGAATTCTTGATTTTCGGAATATCCTGCATTTCGATTGCATTACCGATGATTTACCTTATACATAACCCTCCTTTGATACTTAAGGGCAAAATTCTCCTATCAAAAGGTCACAATCTTGGATCTGATTCAAACATTGGCACACCACTTGTGCAATTCATGATATTAAACGGCAACCTTGGAGAGAATGGACAAAATCAAACTAAGAGTGCATCTTCCGATTAAATAATTGTACTCTACTCACTTCTCTGTCTTTTTCAACATATTTTTCGACACACTCCTACTATTACCCTTACAAAGGGGAGAGGTTACAAATTCTCTTTTCCGAACTTAGCAATCTCATCAATAATCGGCAGGACTTTCTCACCCAATGGTGTAAGAGAGTACTCTACCCTGGGAGGGACTTCGGGATATTGCTTCTTCCTGATCAATCCTTTTACACAGAGAAACTTCAACTCATCAACAAGCATCTTTTCGCTAATACCCGGGATAGCACGTTTGAGTTCTCCGTAACGAATTATCTTTCGATTGATTTGAAAGATGATAAGCAAGGTCCATTTACCGGCAAAAATCTGCATTGACTTTCGTACGGGGCATTCGTCATCCAAAATTTTTCTCTCCATAATTTTTTTCTTACTGATTATCAATAAATCTAACAATATAGTAAGTATCTCACACCTTTGTAAGTACTTGTCTACTATGACGTAAAGGTATAACTTTACCATCAAATCTTTGACTTGAAACAAAAAATAAGGAAGGATGAAAAGGGCAATTTTACTAACAGCGATTTTATTTGGATTTGCATCTTGTCAAGTCAGTAAAAACAAAATCACACCTAAAAATGAAGAATCAGACATGACGAATTTAGAAATTGTTCAGCAGTATTTTTCTGCATTAGAAAAGGGAGACATGGCAAAAGTTGAGTCTCTTTTCGCCGAAGATTTAGTTTGGCACCAACCGGGCAAGGGGGTTCAGTCGGGAACATTCATAGGGAAACAAGCCGTCTTTACTCACTTAGGCAAATTGGCAAAATGGAGCGGTGGCGACTTAGGGATCAAAGTCGATTATCTCACCGACAATGGAGTTATGGTAGTGGCATCCATCCACTTTGCCTTAGAAAAAAATGGGACTTCGATGGCGATGCGAGGTGTGGACTTGCTTCGTTTAGAGGACGGCCTTATCAAAGAAGTATGGCTTTTTTCTGAAAGAATTGAAGAAGAAGACGCCTTTTGGACAGCACTGGCACAAAGCTATTAGTATTTGACGTATCATTTTGGGGACAGCCACTTGTACCAAACCAACAAGACACCAATAATGCCTACTAAGCGACAGACAGTAAGAAAACTCTTTCTTACCGTCTGTTTCCATATTTTGCCATTCCCATGTTGGGATTCTGTCAGACATCGGTAGAGCCTTGCAAAGTGACTCTCGAAGTGCCTATCCATATGGGTCATTATGGCTTACGGCTCAGAGCAAGCGAGCAGGTCAACCGCATCAAAATAGGCTTATCTTTGGGTTATGGATGTACAAGATTATTTTTCTAAGGTAGAAGATCCCCGTGTCGTGAGTCGTTGCAAGCATAAGTTGAGCGATATTCTAGTAATTGCATTGGCGAGTTATCTGTGTGGAGGCGAGGATTATGAGTCCATGCATGAACTTTGCTTAGAGCGAGGAGAATCGCTTCGCCCTCTAGTTGAATTGCCTAATGGTTGTCCGAGCGTGGATACCTTCGAGAGGGTGCTCCAACGTATTGAGCCTCAGTCTCTCTATGCCTGTCTTCAAGTCTATGGGAAAGAGCTGATTAGCGACTTGGAAGGTAAACATATCGCCATTGACGGCAAACGCCTGAAAGGCTCGAAGAAGAAAACCGGCAGTACGCATATTCTCTCAGCTTGGGTTGATGAAGTGGGTTTAAGCCTTGCTCAAGAGACTGTTGCCGAAAAACGCAATGAGTTACAAGCTATCCCTGAAGTCCTGGATAGTCTTGATTTGTCAGGGGCAATCATCAGTATAGATGCGATGGGAACTCAAACCAACATTGCAGAGCAAATTATCCAATCAGAAGCCGACTACATCCTAAGCCTCAAAGGCAATCAAAAACACTTGTATGAGGATGTTCAGGATTGTTTCACAGGACAATACAGGTGCCATAGTTATGAGACCTTGGAGAAAAATCATGGTCGTATTGAGAAGCGAACTTATACCACATTATCAGCATCAGAGGTCTTTGACGAGGAGGAATATGGTCAATGGCGAGGCTTGAGAAGTTTAATTCAAGTGGAGAGAGAGATTAGTAATTTAGAGGGAGAGACTCGCATAGATAAGCAGTATTATATCAGCAGTTTACCACCTGAAGATTGTCAGTTAATAGGGCAATATATTCGAGGGCATTGGGGGATTGAGAATAGGCTTCATTGGCACTTGGATGTAACCTTTAGGGAAGACGCTTGCCGAGCTCGTAAGGACTATTCAGCCACCAATCTAAACACGTTGAGAAAGTTCGCTTTAGCCATTGTTTCTCAGTATAAAGACAAACTATCCTTACGGAAGAGGTTATTCAAAGCCGCTCTGAATATAGACTATCTCAAAAAGATACTAAAGATTTGATGCGGTTGCCCTGCTTGTTTTTAGGCCCGAGCGATCTCCCCAACAATAAACGAAGGAGAGTTTCTCTTGATCCGACAAATATTTCACAACTGTGCCGATCAGGTCGAAGAACCAAAAGTATCAAAGTTGCAGCTGAGACTTTTGATGATGGAACTATCTCCAAGAGAGCCCTCTATCTGAACATTAGCGCAGATTCGCTCTAAAGAAATCTTCCAACTTATCAAACGGGATCACCCCTGCCTGATTGTCATAGAAGTCGATGTGGCAGGCATTGGGAATGATCACAAGTTCCTTGCTTTCAGAGCCTATGGACTTGAAAGCATCTTCACTCATATAGCGAGAGTGTGCATTTTCTCCCGTAATCATGAGGACGGGGATGTTGATCTCGTCAGCATACGAGAGCAATGGAAAATTCATGAATGAAAGCAATGTCGTAGCTGTCCAGACATGCTCGGAGACCGAACGCCCATGCCACCCTCGTGGAGTTTTGTAAAACTCGATATAGTCTTTCAAGAATTGCGGTATCCCTTCAGGTGCAGTATCTGGCAGAGCCTGACCTCTGGACGGAGTGCCTGTCTCAGCATCCACCCAGCGAAGAGCATTGATCGAACGCTTCATTTCCAAACGCTTCTCGGGAGTGTCGCTATCAAAATAACCTTTGGAGAAAATACGGGACATATCGTACATTACCATTGTCGCTACCGCCTTAATACGTGTGTCGATAGCCGCAGCATTCAACGCAAATCCACCCCAGCCACAGATACCGATAATTCCTATTCTTTCTCTGTCCACTAAGTGCTGAAGCCCCAAACAATCAACAGCTGCCGAAAAGTCTTCGGTATTGATGTCGGGAGATGCGACATTACGAGGTTCGCCACCACTCTCTCCTGTATATGATGGATCAAAAGCCAACGTCACAAAACCCTTCTCCGCCATCGTCTGTGCATAAAAACC
This is a stretch of genomic DNA from Porphyromonas cangingivalis. It encodes these proteins:
- a CDS encoding winged helix-turn-helix transcriptional regulator; translation: MERKILDDECPVRKSMQIFAGKWTLLIIFQINRKIIRYGELKRAIPGISEKMLVDELKFLCVKGLIRKKQYPEVPPRVEYSLTPLGEKVLPIIDEIAKFGKENL
- a CDS encoding L-threonylcarbamoyladenylate synthase, whose product is MKEEQFVYAKEDLQAALEALQRGELILYPTDTIWGIGCDATNPDAVKKVYALKRREDAKALISIVDTNAKLQGLMDEVPELAYDLTDLATEPLTIIYPNVRGLAPNLLAEDGSAGIRVCDEPFCRALCQRFRKPIVSTSANISGEPAPRFFSEISPEITEAVDYVVKYRQEDNRPRSASKIMKLNADGTFVLIR
- a CDS encoding chloride channel protein; the encoded protein is MKKTLEDKFFKFLSWREENIKEPVFISFLSFIVGISCALVAALLKGAIHLIQDFVTNRLVFDGLDLGFLIFPVIGVLLAGLFVRYIVKDDISHGVTKILYALSQRKSRIKPHNMWTSLVASSVTIGMGGSVGAEAPIVLTGSAIGSNIGRLFRLDQRNLMLLVGCGAAGAVSGIFKAPITGLIFVIEVLMLDLTLTSVLPLLISSVTGATMAYFLFGTDAMFSFSMSDTFELDRIPFVLLLGICCGLASLYFTKISFSLEKKLRGIKLYRRRYLISALILSVLIFILPSLYGEGYQTISSLIDGDPQDIMVGSFFSLLGDKIWVLPLFVLLSLLFKVFATVATNSGGGSGGVFAPSLFVGALVGFFFSHIIDLLSGVEAVSFIFPHLSTKNFALMGMAGVMAGVMHAPLTGTFLIAELTGSYSLFLPLLLVSISSYATIKVFLPHSIYSLRLAEKGKLLTHHKDKAVLTLMQVDNVIEQNFSRLHPSMTLGDVVRVFSESQRNVFPVVGDDGKIMGIVMLDNIRNIMFRSELYDRFKVSQFMITPPAKVVSDMNMEEVMDLFDDVNAWNLPVVDTEGKYLGFVSKSRIFNTYRDVLINNFNGD
- a CDS encoding ISAs1 family transposase; amino-acid sequence: MDVQDYFSKVEDPRVVSRCKHKLSDILVIALASYLCGGEDYESMHELCLERGESLRPLVELPNGCPSVDTFERVLQRIEPQSLYACLQVYGKELISDLEGKHIAIDGKRLKGSKKKTGSTHILSAWVDEVGLSLAQETVAEKRNELQAIPEVLDSLDLSGAIISIDAMGTQTNIAEQIIQSEADYILSLKGNQKHLYEDVQDCFTGQYRCHSYETLEKNHGRIEKRTYTTLSASEVFDEEEYGQWRGLRSLIQVEREISNLEGETRIDKQYYISSLPPEDCQLIGQYIRGHWGIENRLHWHLDVTFREDACRARKDYSATNLNTLRKFALAIVSQYKDKLSLRKRLFKAALNIDYLKKILKI
- the fmt gene encoding methionyl-tRNA formyltransferase: MNTTIAKDLKIVFLGTPDFATHILRRIVDEGYNVVAAVTMPDKPAGRGHKLHPSSVKAYAVEQGLPVLQPERLKDEAFLSELRALGADLFIVVAFRMLPKEVWGMPHRGTFNLHASLLPKYRGAAPIQHAILNGETVTGVTTFFLDEQIDTGQVLMRREVGLTSQETGGSLHDKLMTTGADLVVETIELIRNNEVVPSTPQPEMYEDEASLPQAPKIFKEDRLLRFSSCTAVEVDRRIRAMSPYPSAIATWHMVDGTDIEVKVFDAELLPHDTSLSAGQMKATKEGLLVGTTKGAILLKTIQMPSKRPIRARDLANGFDLSSVAKVF
- a CDS encoding nuclear transport factor 2 family protein; its protein translation is MKRAILLTAILFGFASCQVSKNKITPKNEESDMTNLEIVQQYFSALEKGDMAKVESLFAEDLVWHQPGKGVQSGTFIGKQAVFTHLGKLAKWSGGDLGIKVDYLTDNGVMVVASIHFALEKNGTSMAMRGVDLLRLEDGLIKEVWLFSERIEEEDAFWTALAQSY